In the Juglans microcarpa x Juglans regia isolate MS1-56 chromosome 6D, Jm3101_v1.0, whole genome shotgun sequence genome, one interval contains:
- the LOC121234068 gene encoding flavonoid 3'-monooxygenase CYP75B137-like isoform X1 has product MGSWRSYAGDERFSSSTLTVLIGIFAMLWLLWAIKKQRKAAVPPLPPGPRGLPIVGYLPFIGTELHIKFEQLCGIYGPIYKVWFANKLCIVISSPSLVKEVVRDQDALFSNRDVNKAILAITYGGADIAFSPNGPNWKMLRKMFVREMLSASNLDTTFTLRREEVRNTIKNVYEKIGTQVDLGELAFVTAINAIMNMLWGGTLQGEEGAKFGADFKNMFSNLMLLLAKPNVSDLFPALASFDLQGIEREVKGISQSIDRVLDYVIDKQMKSLAKAKEEGKTKTGRKDFLQVLLEIREQNNGAYSISMTQLKAVLVDIVVGASDTTTTMLEWVMARLMKHSEIMRKVHEELTEIVGVDNLVEEFHLPKLQYLDAVIKETFRLHPPFPFLVPRTPSESSIIGGYHVPKGSSIFVNVWAIQRNSKYWDNPLEFIPERFLNDGYGRVDYSGNNFKYFPFGSGRRICAGLTLGERTLKYILASFLHSFEWKLPQGSEIDVSDTYGVVTKKKNPTIAIPTPRLSKSELYTE; this is encoded by the exons ATGGGATCGTGGAGGTCTTATGCTGGTGACGAGAGGTTTTCTAGTTCAACTCTCACTGTTTTGATCGGTATTTTTGCTATGTTATGGTTGCTCTGGGCCatcaagaaacaaagaaaggcCGCAGTACCTCCATTGCCACCAGGTCCTCGTGGCTTGCCAATAGTCGGGTACCTTCCGTTTATAGGTACAGAACTTCATATAAAATTTGAGCAATTGTGTGGGATCTACGGCCCCATCTATAAGGTTTGGTTTGCAAATAAGTTGTGCATTGTGATTAGCTCCCCCTCACTAGTAAAAGAAGTTGTTCGTGACCAAGATGCATTATTCTCCAACCGTGATGTGAACAAAGCTATACTTGCGATCACATATGGGGGAGCCGATATTGCTTTTTCCCCGAATGGTCCAAACTGGAAGATGTTGCGAAAGATGTTTGTGAGAGAGATGCTTAGTGCATCAAATCTTGATACTACCTTCACTTTACGAAGAGAAGAGGTAAGGAACACCATTAAAAATGTGTATGAAAAAATAGGTACCCAAGTAGATTTAGGAGAACTGGCATTTGTGACGGCGATAAATGCCATCATGAACATGTTGTGGGGCGGCACGCTACAAGGTGAGGAAGGGGCCAAGTTTGGAGCTGACTTTAAgaatatgttttcaaatttaatgtTGCTACTCGCAAAGCCAAATGTTTCGGACCTTTTCCCCGCATTAGCAAGTTTTGATTTACAAGGGATAGAAAGGGAAGTAAAGGGGATTTCCCAAAGCATTGACCGAGTACTTGATTATGTCATTGACAAACAGATGAAGAGTTTGGCCAAGGCCAAGGAAGAGGGAAAGACAAAGACAGGACGAAAGGACTTTTTGCAAGTTCTCTTGGAAATAAGGGAGCAGAACAATGGTGCATATTCGATTAGCATGACCCAACTCAAGGCCGTGCTTGTG GACATAGTGGTTGGTGCATCCGACACCACAACGACAATGTTGGAATGGGTGATGGCAAGGCTGATGAAACATTCGGAGATAATGAGAAAAGTCCATGAAGAATTAACAGAAATCGTGGGGGTGGATAACTTAGTCGAAGAATTCCATTTGCCCAAATTACAGTATTTAGATGCTGTAATTAAAGAGACGTTTCGTCTGCACCCACCTTTTCCTTTCCTAGTACCTCGAACTCCAAGTGAATCTAGCATCATTGGAGGGTACCATGTACCCAAAGGTTCTAGTATTTTCGTGAATGTTTGGGCTATACAAAGGAACTCAAAGTATTGGGACAATCCATTGGAATTCATACCTGAGAGGTTTCTAAATGATGGTTATGGTAGAGTAGATTATTCTggcaacaattttaaatattttccattTGGGTCAGGAAGAAGAATATGCGCGGGTCTTACACTAGGGGAAAGGACACTCAAATACATCCTGGCTTCATTTTTGCACTCCTTCGAATGGAAATTGCCACAAGGTTCAGAGATTGATGTTTCAGACACTTATGGTGTGGTtacaaagaagaagaatccaACAATTGCAATTCCAACTCCAAGGTTGTCCAAATCTGAGCTTTACACAGAATAG
- the LOC121234068 gene encoding flavonoid 3'-monooxygenase CYP75B137-like isoform X2: protein MGSWRSYAGDERFSSSTLTVLIGIFAMLWLLWAIKKQRKAAVPPLPPGPRGLPIVGYLPFIGTELHIKFEQLCGIYGPIYKVWFANKLCIVISSPSLVKEVVRDQDALFSNRDVNKAILAITYGGADIAFSPNGPNWKMLRKMFVREMLSASNLDTTFTLRREEMKSLAKAKEEGKTKTGRKDFLQVLLEIREQNNGAYSISMTQLKAVLVDIVVGASDTTTTMLEWVMARLMKHSEIMRKVHEELTEIVGVDNLVEEFHLPKLQYLDAVIKETFRLHPPFPFLVPRTPSESSIIGGYHVPKGSSIFVNVWAIQRNSKYWDNPLEFIPERFLNDGYGRVDYSGNNFKYFPFGSGRRICAGLTLGERTLKYILASFLHSFEWKLPQGSEIDVSDTYGVVTKKKNPTIAIPTPRLSKSELYTE, encoded by the exons ATGGGATCGTGGAGGTCTTATGCTGGTGACGAGAGGTTTTCTAGTTCAACTCTCACTGTTTTGATCGGTATTTTTGCTATGTTATGGTTGCTCTGGGCCatcaagaaacaaagaaaggcCGCAGTACCTCCATTGCCACCAGGTCCTCGTGGCTTGCCAATAGTCGGGTACCTTCCGTTTATAGGTACAGAACTTCATATAAAATTTGAGCAATTGTGTGGGATCTACGGCCCCATCTATAAGGTTTGGTTTGCAAATAAGTTGTGCATTGTGATTAGCTCCCCCTCACTAGTAAAAGAAGTTGTTCGTGACCAAGATGCATTATTCTCCAACCGTGATGTGAACAAAGCTATACTTGCGATCACATATGGGGGAGCCGATATTGCTTTTTCCCCGAATGGTCCAAACTGGAAGATGTTGCGAAAGATGTTTGTGAGAGAGATGCTTAGTGCATCAAATCTTGATACTACCTTCACTTTACGAAGAGAAGAG ATGAAGAGTTTGGCCAAGGCCAAGGAAGAGGGAAAGACAAAGACAGGACGAAAGGACTTTTTGCAAGTTCTCTTGGAAATAAGGGAGCAGAACAATGGTGCATATTCGATTAGCATGACCCAACTCAAGGCCGTGCTTGTG GACATAGTGGTTGGTGCATCCGACACCACAACGACAATGTTGGAATGGGTGATGGCAAGGCTGATGAAACATTCGGAGATAATGAGAAAAGTCCATGAAGAATTAACAGAAATCGTGGGGGTGGATAACTTAGTCGAAGAATTCCATTTGCCCAAATTACAGTATTTAGATGCTGTAATTAAAGAGACGTTTCGTCTGCACCCACCTTTTCCTTTCCTAGTACCTCGAACTCCAAGTGAATCTAGCATCATTGGAGGGTACCATGTACCCAAAGGTTCTAGTATTTTCGTGAATGTTTGGGCTATACAAAGGAACTCAAAGTATTGGGACAATCCATTGGAATTCATACCTGAGAGGTTTCTAAATGATGGTTATGGTAGAGTAGATTATTCTggcaacaattttaaatattttccattTGGGTCAGGAAGAAGAATATGCGCGGGTCTTACACTAGGGGAAAGGACACTCAAATACATCCTGGCTTCATTTTTGCACTCCTTCGAATGGAAATTGCCACAAGGTTCAGAGATTGATGTTTCAGACACTTATGGTGTGGTtacaaagaagaagaatccaACAATTGCAATTCCAACTCCAAGGTTGTCCAAATCTGAGCTTTACACAGAATAG